In one window of Tripterygium wilfordii isolate XIE 37 chromosome 1, ASM1340144v1, whole genome shotgun sequence DNA:
- the LOC119995008 gene encoding DELLA protein RGL1-like, with the protein MEAIVEPRETSTGIQDDVPPKKENRYPQSLASLELLTSQGRGFKRLNGGRIIEPRSESICMKESIRRLSTVEIMKVASERFIQSFSGKVVVVPLLNNPFDLSFSGLSKEEIEDVELVDILLAAAEKVRCQEFELTIKLLGKCDELSSINGNPVQRVAYYFSEALREKIDQELKGLRKEVSFDIEQIVMDAFSASLAHRQEVPFCQVEQFAGIQAIIENVAEAKKVHIIDLGIKCGVQWTILMQALASRRECPLELLKITFVGFTSSHTEVQGKRLMGFAQTMNLPFSFKVVTISDILDLKEDQFELDTEETVSIYSEFFIFNLIAQPDRLDYLMGVIRNMNPCIMVVIEVEANINSPAFVSRFVEGLFYYGAYFDCIDACMERYDKNRINTEKLLNLGIRSAVVADGNEWRARHVKIDVWRAFFSRFRMEEKDLSMSSLYQAHLMVQNFACARSCTLDLSGKSLIVGWMGTPIHSLSVWKFL; encoded by the coding sequence ATGGAGGCGATTGTAGAGCCCCGTGAGACCTCCACTGGAATTCAAGATGATGTGCCACCCAAGAAGGAAAATAGGTATCCACAATCTTTAGCATCACTTGAGCTGCTTACAAGTCAGGGTAGAGGATTCAAACGATTGAATGGGGGGCGAATAATTGAGCCCAGAAGTGAATCAATATGCATGAAGGAGTCAATCCGTAGACTGTCAACTGTAGAAATCATGAAGGTTGCTAGTGAAAGGTTCATTCAGTCCTTTTCTGGGAAAGTTGTTGTTGTGCCCTTGCTTAACAATCCCTTTGATCTTTCCTTCTCTGGACTCTCTAAAGAGGAAATAGAAGATGTGGAGCTTGTTGATATCCTTCTAGCTGCCGCAGAGAAGGTGCGGTGCCAAGAATTTGAACTTACAATCAAATTGCTCGGCAAATGTGATGAGTTGTCTTCCATTAATGGAAATCCTGTTCAACGAGTAGCTTATTATTTTTCTGAAGCTCTTCGAGAAAAGATTGATCAAGAATTGAAGGGCTTGAGAAAGGAGGTTTCATTTGACATTGAACAGATAGTGATGGATGCATTCTCTGCGAGTCTGGCTCACCGCCAAGAAGTTCCCTTTTGTCAGGTTGAACAATTTGCTGGAATTCAAGCTATTATAGAAAACGTGGCTGAGGCAAAGAAAGTTCACATAATTGATCTTGGCATCAAATGTGGAGTGCAATGGACAATTCTGATGCAAGCTCTTGCATCACGACGTGAATGCCCTCTGGAGCTTCTCAAGATAACTTTCGTGGGATTTACTTCGAGTCATACTGAGGTTCAAGGTAAAAGGTTAATGGGTTTTGCCCAAACCATGAACTTACCATTCTCTTTTAAGGTTGTCACAATATCAGACATTCTTGACCTCAAAGAAGATCAATTTGAGCTTGATACTGAAGAAACAGTTTCTATCTACTCcgagtttttcatttttaacctGATTGCACAGCCGGATCGTCTGGATTATTTGATGGGAGTAATTAGAAACATGAATCCATGTATAATGGTGGTCATTGAAGTTGAGGCAAATATAAACTCACCAGCATTTGTGAGCCGCTTTGTTGAAGGTCTTTTCTATTATGGTGCATATTTTGATTGCATTGATGCTTGTATGGAAAGGTATGATAAAAACAGGATCAATACAGAAAAACTCTTAAATCTAGGAATCAGGAGTGCTGTGGTGGCTGATGGAAATGAATGGAGAGCCCGCCATGTGAAGATTGACGTATGGAGGGCTTTCTTTTCCCGTTTTAGGATGGAGGAGAAAGATCTTAGTATGTCTTCCTTGTACCAAGCGCATCTGATGGTCCAGAATTTTGCCTGTGCAAGATCTTGTACACTTGATTTGAGTGGGAAAAGCCTAATTGTCGGGTGGATGGGAACACCAATTCATTCACTTTCAGTTTGGAAGTTCCTTTGA
- the LOC120001970 gene encoding DELLA protein RGL2-like, translating into MDIQVYPFDSCGGFADRFSNSDNSLMDVVLEGGNGWKQDQVHGVEDWGQFQGTDSLGSDYGFYEDDGFIFSKHLQQERQLQSILGYGLLDNLRFDVFSPPLEACRENIVEPSETSNGIQDVVTPKKENRYPQSLASLALLTSQVDVVPLLNNPFNLSFSGLSKEEIEDVELVDILLTAAGKVHCQEFELAIKLLSRCDQFSSINGNPVQRVAYYISVALQEKIDQELKGLRKDVSFDMEQIVMDAISASIAYRQKVPFCQVEQFAGIQAIIENVAEAKKVHIIDLGIKCKRLMGFAQTMNLPFSFRAVTISDTLDLKEDQFELDNEETPDRLDHFMGVIRNMNPCIMVVIEVEANINSTAFVSHFIEGLFYYSAYFDCFDACMERYDKNRINIEKLLNKGIRCVVVADGNEQRTRHVKIDVWRAFFSRFRMKEKDLSMSSLYQADLMAQFQHMHLSVAEKRLFIGQELRGHIWTSYLQQVVVCTLKGINFLIVMALIYRNYHWVMQAAL; encoded by the exons ATGGACATTCAAG TATACCCTTTTGATTCCTGTGGTGGATTTGCTGATAGGTTCAGTAATTCTGATAATTCTTTGATGGATGTGGTCCTGGAAGGAGGGAATGGGTGGAAACAAGATCAAGTGCATGGAGTGGAAGATTGGGGACAGTTTCAGGGAACTGATTCCCTTGGTTCTGATTATGGGTTTTATGAAGATGATGGATTTATTTTCTCCAAGCATCTGCAACAAGAACGCCAACTGCAGTCAATTTTGGGTTATGGACTTCTTGACAATCTAAGGTTTGATGTCTTTTCTCCCCCACTTGAAGCATGCAGGGAGAATATTGTAGAGCCCAGTGAGACCTCCAATGGAATTCAAGATGTTGTGACGCCCAAGAAGGAAAATAGGTATCCACAATCTTTAGCATCACTTGCGCTGCTTACAAGTCAAG TTGATGTTGTGCCCTTGCTTAACAATCCCTTTAATCTTTCCTTCTCTGGACTCTCTAAAGAGGAAATAGAAGATGTAGAGCTTGTTGATATCCTTCTAACTGCTGCGGGGAAGGTGCACTGCCAAGAATTTGAACTTGCAATCAAATTACTCAGCAGGTGTGATCAGTTTTCTTCCATTAATGGAAATCCTGTTCAACGAGTAGCTTATTATATCTCTGTAGCTCTTCAAGAGAAGATTGATCAAGAATTGAAGGGCTTGAGAAAGGATGTTTCATTTGACATGGAACAGATAGTGATGGATGCTATCTCTGCGAGCATAGCTTATCGCCAAAAAGTTCCCTTTTGTCAGGTCGAACAATTTGCTGGAATTCAAGCCATTATAGAAAACGTGGCTGAGGCAAAGAAGGTTCACATAATTGATCTTGGCATAAAAT GTAAAAGGTTAATGGGTTTTGCCCAAACCATGAACTTACCATTCTCTTTTAGGGCTGTCACAATATCAGACACCCTTGACCTCAAAGAAGATCAATTTGAGCTTGATAATGAAGAAACA CCGGATCGTCTTGATCATTTTATGGGAGTAATCAGAAACATGAATCCATGTATAATGGTGGTCATTGAAGTTGAGGCAAATATAAACTCAACAGCATTTGTGAGCCATTTTATTGAGGGTCTTTTCTATTATAGTGCATATTTTGATTGCTTTGACGCTTGTATGGAAAGGTATGATAAAAACAGGATCAATATAGAAAAACTCTTAAATAAAGGAATCAGGTGTGTTGTGGTGGCTGATGGAAATGAACAGAGAACCCGCCATGTGAAGATTGACGTTTGGAGGGCTTTCTTTTCCCGTTTTAGGATGAAGGAGAAAGATCTTAGTATGTCTTCCTTGTACCAAGCAGATCTGATG GCTCAGTTTCAGCATATGCATCTCTCGGTTGCCGAAAAACGATTGTTTATTGGTCAGGAACTCAGGGGACATATCTGGACATCCTATTTGCAACAAGTTGTTGTCTGTACTCTTAAAGGGATCAATTTTCTG ATTGTG ATGGCGTTGATATACAGGAACTATCATTGGGTGATGCAGGCGGCCTTGTAA
- the LOC120001464 gene encoding aldehyde dehydrogenase 22A1-like — MLIPPSVPSIDVDASDVLDRNQAQENSFIYIPPRGRTQQSDKRVHCYEPATMKYLGYFPALTPAEVKDCVAQARKAQKIWAKSSFKQRRQFLRILLKYIIEHQELICESRIVLHKQGRLRKSGQKVALSKDISSFEFV, encoded by the exons ATGCTCATCCCTCCCAGCGTGCCTTCTATCGACGTCGACGCCTCCGATG TGTTGGATAGGAACCAAGCGCAGGAAAACAGCTTCATATAT ATACCTCCAAGAGGAAGGACGCAGCAGTCTGATAAAAGAGTACACTGTTATGAACCTGCAACCATGAAGTATCTGGGCTATTTCCCTGCGTTGACACCTGCTGAG GTCAAGGATTGTGTTGCACAAGCAAGGAAGGCTCAGAAAATCTGGGCAAAGAGTAGCTTTAAGCAAAGACGTCAGTTCCTTCGAATACTTCTGAAATACATTATTGAACACCAAGAGCTTATTTGCGA GTCAAGGATTGTGTTGCACAAGCAAGGAAGGCTCAGAAAATCTGGGCAAAAGGTGGCTTTAAGCAAAGACATCAGTTCCTTCGAATTCGTCTGA
- the LOC119991909 gene encoding uncharacterized protein LOC119991909 isoform X2 — MEISGGSVFAGSDFNARKKRSNGSRRPRRDSQSLMQGHNFMPQPTQHLVSGTNEVGSDGLGSDNKLKKLKLKLGGVTHTIHAKSAADYASGGQSFGESQRQQLSLRLDNGDSSCFYPTCGGKDMRIQSKDFSGIVSSSGSFSRGKVSGVLVNATNNNESVRKSRRIPKRRVLDVGFDDDEDEEIRYLGKLNSSKLVADQGYEEDERREKKWRILKITTGSRRDDAKFSNAIENLGSRNIGKDDRKKSRSDKVYEDQDYIEEEEPISDDEPESEMKQKRVSLDLYVGGRNELIPTTRKQALLSGKDVLSGGIECPNGLPSSPPKKQKDKFTEVEQQLKKVEAAQRRKMQSEKAAREAEAEAIKKILGQDSGRKKKEEKKRHALAQERGAKTNTLASNTVRWINSPNGTVVVFSQDIALPSIFNSAPCSYPPPREKCAGPNCTNAYKYRDSKSNLPLCSLQCYKAIS; from the exons ATGGAAATATCTGGCGGCTCTGTGTTTGCTGGATCTGACTTTAATGCAAGGAAGAAGAGGAGCAATGGGTCTCGTCGTCCTCGCAGAGACTCACAGTCGTTGATGCAGGGCCATAATTTTATGCCCCAACCCACGCAACATTTAGTTAGCGGAACCAATGAGGTTGGCTCTGATGGACTAGGAAGTGATAATAAGTTGAAGAAGCTAAAGCTCAAGCTTGGTGGTGTTACTCATACAATTCACGCTAAATCTGCAGCAGATTATGCCTCTGGAGGACAGAGCTTTGGTGAATCTCAGCGCCAACAGCTGTCGCTTCGCCTG GACAACGGAGATAGCAGTTGCTTCTATCCTACTTGTGGTGGGAAAGACATGAGAATTCAATCAAAAGATTTCTCTGGAATCGTTTCTAGTTCTGGAAGTTTTTCAAGGGGTAAGGTATCAGGTGTTCTTGTGAACGCAACAAACAATAATGAGTCAGTTCGCAAGAGTAGGCGGATTCCCAAGAGACGTGTCCTGGATGTAGGATTTGATGACGATGAAGATGAGGAGATACGGTACCTTGGGAAACTCAATTCTTCGAAGCTTGTTGCAGACCAGGGGTACGAGGAGGatgaaaggagagagaaaaaatggaGGATATTGAAGATAACAACTGGTAGCCGAAGGGATGATGCCAAATTTTCTAACGCTATAGAAAATCTGGGATCACGAAACATTGGTAAAGATGATAGAAAGAAGTCAAGATCAGATAAAGTGTATGAGGATCAAGATTACatcgaagaagaagaacctATATCAGATGATGAACCTGAATCTGAAATGAAGCAAAAAAGGGTATCGCTTGATTTATATGTAGGAGGAAGAAATGAGTTGATTCCCACTACTCGCAAACAAGCCCTTTTGTCTGGAAAAGATGTTTTATCTGGTGGCATTGAGTGCCCAAATGGTTTACCTTCTTCCCCACCTAAAA AACAGAAGGACAAGTTTACTGAAGTGGAGCAGCAACTGAAGAAAGTGGAGGCTGCACAGAGACGTAAAATGCAATCGGAGAAGGCAGCCAGGGAAGCTGAG GCTGAGGCGATCAAAAAAATTCTTGGTCAAGATTctggaagaaagaagaaggaagaaaagaaaaggcatgcATTGGCACag GAGAGGGGTGCCAAAACAAACACACTTGCATCGAACACCGTTAGATGGATCAACAGTCCCAATGGTACAGTCGTCGTATTCTCTCAAGATATTGCTCTACCAAGTATATTCAATTCAGCACCCTGCAG TTATCCCCCACCAAGGGAAAAATGTGCTGGGCCAAATTGTACAAATGCATACAAGTACCGGGATTCTAAGTCTAACCTTCCTCTGTGTAGTCTCCAATGTTACAAGGCGATTTCATGA
- the LOC119984303 gene encoding uncharacterized protein LOC119984303, translated as MSHFAKRICFNDSGGDSPMEIDDPSRVDEQGEEDPFLAFVEYARSVVFSEDEVEGEEGHDPSTNGAEGRGPGWAWIVSRILKTCIAYSSGVTSAILLSDLAKAWHEQHRAGTPKKRPECINQLRRKHRRTKLPNTVTIDSIYEKNFVSLSSVLEVVIVDVYVLPGTNIYMLSLGDFWSSNTIDLYLHRRYYDLVDPQNGILRKGREVLLTGCYLRNAREGSGCTRLLPTEYLVILLDDDQDDDAILIGAQFCSDSFSSISLDEVDKGVSFSLYARIESIGSLEIQGTCGRLQRKDIALVDNDGVKLKFLLWGEQVLLSNLFSVGSMLALDRPYISTSAECAVEARDELCLEYGSATLLYLVPFIQHEEKICVPLTQNRCQGSRMLSAFSVTQDSRVSQVALPCDSQGTIDFSNYPFRPYIIDLHDKMTSISLYGVVTEIFREKTTEAIFSLQVKDTTGAIWAKLHFSKSWSLGRLGLGHTVFITGLSCYLTKRNCLELSWFENDVGASLTNLSILPAVLNSSCLHKLSCLSDLTSQESSMHICQVRVDQIDHCHVNSRLSHALCGNFVMETRSRIVECSFCQCNCDAEVVRSFHLKITLADESAKVFASCSGQTAAELLQISPDEFYELPEEEQIMYPSSLENERFVVMLIDCKRQGHASTADTADIWEITCALRCE; from the exons ATGAGTCACTTCGCCAAACGAATCTGCTTCAATGACTCGGGTGGAGACTCGCCCATGGAAATAGATGATCCATCACGAGTGGACGAGCAAGGAGAAGAAGATCCGTTTCTGGCTTTCGTTGAGTACGCGAGATCCGTTGTGTTTTCTGAAGACGAagtagaaggagaagaaggacaCGATCCGAGTACAAATGGAGCGGAAGGTCGAGGGCCTGGTTGGGCTTGGATCGTGTCTCGGATCCTCAAGACTTGTATTGCTTACTCGAGCGGTGTCACCTCCGCCATTCTGCTTTCCGATCTCGCTAAG GCGTGGCATGAGCAACACAGGGCTGGTACGCCTAAGAAAAGGCCAGAATGTATAAATCAGTTAAGAAGGAAACATCGGAGAACGAAGCTGCCAAACACTGTCACAATTGACTCTATATACGAGAAGAATTTTGTGTCCTTGAGTAGCGTTTTAGAAGTCGTTATAGTTGATGTTTATGTTCTGCCAG GCACAAATATCTACATGctaagtttgggggatttttggAGCTCCAATACCATTGATCTTTATCTCCATCGCAG atatTATGACTTGGTGGACCCTCAGAATGGGATTTTGAGAAAAGGAAGGGAGGTTCTCCTAACAGGGTGTTATCTTCGAAATGCTCGCGAAGGATCGGGCTGCACTCGACTTTTGCCAACTGAATATCTTGTGATATTGTTAGATGAT GACCAGGATGATGATGCAATACTGATAGGAGCTCAATTTTGTTCAGATtctttttcctccatttctctTGATGAGGTTGACAAAGGGGTTTCTTTCTCACTGTATGCAAG GATCGAATCTATTGGGTCACTGGAAATTCAAGGAACATGTGGTCGTTTACAAAGGAAAGATATCGCCCTTGTTGACAATGATGGTGTGAAGCTGAAATTTCTGTTATGGGGAGAGCAGGTTCTTCTTTCCAATCTTTTCAG TGTAGGAAGTATGCTTGCACTTGATAGGCCATATATTTCAACTTCTGCTGAGTGTGCTGTTGAAGCAAGGGATGAACTTTGCCTTGAATATGGCAGTGCAACACTATTGTATCTGGTGCCATTCATTCAGCACGAGGAAAAA ATATGTGTGCCACTGACACAAAACCGATGTCAAGGATCAAGGATGCTGAGTGCATTTAGCGTCACTCAAGATTCTAGGGTTTCTCAAGTAGCATTGCCCTGCGATTCACAAGGGACAATTGACTTCAGTAACTATCCCTTTCGA CCATATATAATTGATCTTCATGACAAGATGACCAGCATCAGCCTCTATGGAGTTGTCACTGAGATCTTTCGAGAAAAGACCACAGAAGCTATTTTCTCATTACAAGTCAAGGATACGACGGGAGCAATCTGGGCAAAACTACATTTCTCCAAATCTTG GTCACTTGGGAGATTAGGCCTTGGTCACACTGTGTTTATAACTGGCCTGTCGTGTTATTTGACAAAACGAAACTG CCTTGAACTGTCATGGTTTGAGAATGATGTTGGAGCTTCTCTCACCAACCTTAGCATTTTGCCAGCCGTGCTAAACTCATCTTGTCTTCATAAGTTATCATGCCTTTCTGATCTAACCAGTCAGGAGAGCTCTATGCAT ATATGTCAAGTTCGCGTCGATCAAATTGATCATTGCCATGTTAATTCGAGACTCTCTCATGCTCTTTGTGGTAATTTTGTCATGGAGACACGAAGCCGCATTGTTGAATGCAGCTTCTGTCAGTGTAACTGTGATGCTGAAGTTGTGCGCAGTTTCCACCTTAAAATTACTCTGGCAGATGAAAGTGCAAAAGTTTTTGCATCGTGCAGTGGTCAAACTGCTGCAGAGTTGCTCCAAATCTCGCCTGATGAGTTTTATGAGCTCCCGGAG GAAGAACAAATTATGTATCCTTCTTCACTGGAAAATGAAAGGTTCGTGGTTATGTTAATAGATTGCAAGAGGCAAGGTCATGCATCCACTGCTGATACTGCAGATATATGGGAGATCACTTGTGCGCTAAGGTGTGAATAA
- the LOC120007154 gene encoding ubiquitin-conjugating enzyme E2 32-like, with the protein MAEDKYNLKNPAVKRILQEVKEMQSDPSDDFMSLPLEENIFEWQFSVRGASGTEFEGGIYHGRIQLPSEYPFKPPSFMLLTPNGRFETNFKICLSISNHHPEHWQPSWSVRTALVALIAFMPTNPNGALGSLNYSPEERRALAIKSREAAPRYGTPERQKLIDEIHEYMLSKAPPVPQLSTSKDAEKQSVDREGEVQGSSEDGAAIAVTGEILPDQAVGDRIIEENQELPVNTIAVPAAVRVPGEVPTRGSASEPVQRPEVRVQRSADDRLFTWAAVGLTIAIVVLLLKKFMKASGHSAMFMDGGS; encoded by the exons ATGGCGGAGGATAAGTACAATCTGAAGAATCCGGCGGTGAAGAGGATCCTTCAAGAGGTGAAGGAGATGCAGTCTGATCCTTCCGATGATTTCATGAGCCTCCCTCTCGAG GAGAATATATTCGAGTGGCAATTTTCTGTAAGGGGTGCTTCTGGTACGGAATTTGAGGGTGGGATTTATCATGGAAGGATCCAGTTGCCTTCAGAATATCCATTTAAGCCTCCTTCATTCATGTTGTTGACT CCAAACGGCCGTTTCGAAACAAACTTTAAGATATGCTTAAGCATATCTAATCACCACCCTGAGCATTGGCAGCCTTCATGGAGTG TGCGGACTGCTCTGGTTGCACTCATTGCATTCATGCCTACAAACCCAAATGGTGCATTGGGCTCACTGAACTATTCACCAGAAGAGAGGCGTGCCCTGGCCATCAAATCTCGTGAAGCAGCTCCCAGATATGGGACTCCagaacgtcagaagctcatcgaTGAG ATCCATGAGTATATGCTAAGCAAGGCACCCCCTGTTCCTCAACTCAGCACTTCAAAGGATGCTGAAAAGCAATCTGTCGATAGAGAAGGTGAAGTCCAGGGTAGTTCTGAAGATGGTGCTGCCATAGCTGTTACTGGGGAAATACTTCCGGATCAGGCTGTAGGTGATAGGATTATCGAAGAAAACCAGGAACTTCCTGTGAACACTATTGCCGTTCCTGCAGCAGTGAGAGTACCTGGAGAAGTTCCAACCAGAGGCTCAGCCAGTGAGCCAGTGCAAAGGCCAGAGGTGAGGGTTCAAAGATCAGCTGATGATCGTTTGTTTACTTGGGCTGCCGTTGGACTTACCATTGCAATTGTGGTCCTCTTGTTGAAAAAGTTCATGAAAGCTAGCGGACACAGTGCCATGTTCATGGATGGAGGGTCGTAG
- the LOC119991909 gene encoding uncharacterized protein LOC119991909 isoform X1 yields the protein MEISGGSVFAGSDFNARKKRSNGSRRPRRDSQSLMQGHNFMPQPTQHLVSGTNEVGSDGLGSDNKLKKLKLKLGGVTHTIHAKSAADYASGGQSFGESQRQQLSLRLDNGDSSCFYPTCGGKDMRIQSKDFSGIVSSSGSFSRGKVSGVLVNATNNNESVRKSRRIPKRRVLDVGFDDDEDEEIRYLGKLNSSKLVADQGYEEDERREKKWRILKITTGSRRDDAKFSNAIENLGSRNIGKDDRKKSRSDKVYEDQDYIEEEEPISDDEPESEMKQKRVSLDLYVGGRNELIPTTRKQALLSGKDVLSGGIECPNGLPSSPPKKQKDKFTEVEQQLKKVEAAQRRKMQSEKAAREAEAEAIKKILGQDSGRKKKEEKKRHALAQERGAKTNTLASNTVRWINSPNGTVVVFSQDIALPSIFNSAPCRYSYPPPREKCAGPNCTNAYKYRDSKSNLPLCSLQCYKAIS from the exons ATGGAAATATCTGGCGGCTCTGTGTTTGCTGGATCTGACTTTAATGCAAGGAAGAAGAGGAGCAATGGGTCTCGTCGTCCTCGCAGAGACTCACAGTCGTTGATGCAGGGCCATAATTTTATGCCCCAACCCACGCAACATTTAGTTAGCGGAACCAATGAGGTTGGCTCTGATGGACTAGGAAGTGATAATAAGTTGAAGAAGCTAAAGCTCAAGCTTGGTGGTGTTACTCATACAATTCACGCTAAATCTGCAGCAGATTATGCCTCTGGAGGACAGAGCTTTGGTGAATCTCAGCGCCAACAGCTGTCGCTTCGCCTG GACAACGGAGATAGCAGTTGCTTCTATCCTACTTGTGGTGGGAAAGACATGAGAATTCAATCAAAAGATTTCTCTGGAATCGTTTCTAGTTCTGGAAGTTTTTCAAGGGGTAAGGTATCAGGTGTTCTTGTGAACGCAACAAACAATAATGAGTCAGTTCGCAAGAGTAGGCGGATTCCCAAGAGACGTGTCCTGGATGTAGGATTTGATGACGATGAAGATGAGGAGATACGGTACCTTGGGAAACTCAATTCTTCGAAGCTTGTTGCAGACCAGGGGTACGAGGAGGatgaaaggagagagaaaaaatggaGGATATTGAAGATAACAACTGGTAGCCGAAGGGATGATGCCAAATTTTCTAACGCTATAGAAAATCTGGGATCACGAAACATTGGTAAAGATGATAGAAAGAAGTCAAGATCAGATAAAGTGTATGAGGATCAAGATTACatcgaagaagaagaacctATATCAGATGATGAACCTGAATCTGAAATGAAGCAAAAAAGGGTATCGCTTGATTTATATGTAGGAGGAAGAAATGAGTTGATTCCCACTACTCGCAAACAAGCCCTTTTGTCTGGAAAAGATGTTTTATCTGGTGGCATTGAGTGCCCAAATGGTTTACCTTCTTCCCCACCTAAAA AACAGAAGGACAAGTTTACTGAAGTGGAGCAGCAACTGAAGAAAGTGGAGGCTGCACAGAGACGTAAAATGCAATCGGAGAAGGCAGCCAGGGAAGCTGAG GCTGAGGCGATCAAAAAAATTCTTGGTCAAGATTctggaagaaagaagaaggaagaaaagaaaaggcatgcATTGGCACag GAGAGGGGTGCCAAAACAAACACACTTGCATCGAACACCGTTAGATGGATCAACAGTCCCAATGGTACAGTCGTCGTATTCTCTCAAGATATTGCTCTACCAAGTATATTCAATTCAGCACCCTGCAGGTACAG TTATCCCCCACCAAGGGAAAAATGTGCTGGGCCAAATTGTACAAATGCATACAAGTACCGGGATTCTAAGTCTAACCTTCCTCTGTGTAGTCTCCAATGTTACAAGGCGATTTCATGA